The following coding sequences lie in one Alosa sapidissima isolate fAloSap1 chromosome 15, fAloSap1.pri, whole genome shotgun sequence genomic window:
- the LOC121684410 gene encoding transcription cofactor HES-6-like isoform X2, protein MLMSRGTDWREPYAAMGPSARAPGAEDGGYGIKHDRKTRKPLVEKRRRARINESLQELRMLLTDSELSAKMENAEVLEMTVKQVEQILQSRTQEGGQMGERYAAGYIQCMHEVHSFLSSCPGLDATLAAELLSHLLECMPLHREGLEHTLNDTLSDTLTDTLSDTLTDVLADTLSSAMPAHQLTGMVMAPPAGSGEEEEEEESGSEEEDSDAFQPAPLAQDMWRPW, encoded by the exons ATGCTAATGAG TAGAGGAACGGACTGGCGCGAGCCATACGCAGCTATGGGACCCTCGGCCCGTGCCCCTGGCGCAGAGGATGGCGGCTACGGCATCAAACACGACAGAAAG ACTCGGAAGCCACTTGTGGAGAAAAGAAGACGCGCGCGCATCAACGAGAGTTTGCAGGAGCTTCGGATGCTGCTCACGGACAGCGAG TTATCAGCGAAGATGGAGAACGCAGAGGTTCTAGAGATGACGGTGAAACAGGTGGAACAGATTCTCCAGAGTCGCACtcaag AGGGTGGTCAGATGGGTGAGCGCTACGCCGCCGGGTACATCCAGTGCATGCACGAGGTCCACAGCTTCCTGTCCTCCTGCCCCGGACTGGACGCCACGCTGGCCGCCGAGCTGCTCAGCCACCTGCTGGAGTGCATGCCACTGCACCGGGAAGGACTCGAGCACACACTCAACGACACACTCAgcgacacactcacagacacactaagCGACACACTGACCGATGTGCTCGCAGACACTCTCAGCAGTGCGATGCCAGCGCACCAGCTGACGGGCATGGTGATGGCGCCCCCTGCTGGCTctggtgaggaagaggaagaggaggagagcggcTCAGAGGAAGAGGATTCAGACGCCTTCCAACCTGCACCACTAGCTCAAGACATGTGGAGGCCatggtag